DNA from Nitrospira sp.:
AAGGGCTTTCCATGCCAATCCGGAAGATTTTCGATAAAGGAGATGCCGTGCCCCTTGAAGGTCTTCGCCAGCAAGACCGTCGGCCGGCCCTTCGTGCGCGCCGCTTCGTCGAAGGCCGCCAGCAGGGCGCCGACATCATGGCCGTCCACGACGATGGCGTGCCAGCCGAACCCCGCCCATCGGGCGCGATAGGCCTCCATGTCATGTTGCAACATGGTCGGATCGCTTTGCCCCAGCCGGTTCACATCGACGATGGCGCAGAGGTTGTCTAAGGCGGCGTGGCGGGCGACTTCCGCCGCCTCCCACACAGAGCCTTCGACGGATTCGCCGTCGCCCATCAACACGTAGGTACGGTAATCGGTCTTGTCGATGGACTTCGCGTTGAAGGCGAGACCGACGCCGGCCGGCAATCCTTGTCCCAACGACCCTGTGGCCATGTCCACGAAGGGGAGGCGGGGAGTCGGATGGCCTTCGAGGTCGGAGGAAATCGTACGAAGTTTCAGCAGTTCCGACTTCGGAAACAGACCGGCTTCCGCCCAGGCAGCATAGAGCAGGGGCGCCGCGTGGCCTTTCGATAGGACGAAACGGTCGCTGTTGGGCAACTTGGGATTCTTCGGGTCATACCGCATCACGGAAAAAAACAACACCGCGGCGATATCCGCTGCCGAGCAACAGCTTGAAGGATGGCCGCTCCCGGCCTCACTCGTCGCCTTGACGCTCTCGATACGGAGTTGAGTGGCCTTGTTGGCCAGGACGGTCAGGAGTTCAGGCGTGGCTGCAACAGTAAAGGAAGTCATGCGCGATCCTTTCACGATCGGAACTGATGATTCGGGATGACGGTGCTAAGGACAGAACGGCTCTCAATGGCACGAAGCTAACAAATGACATGCAGGGAGTCAATGAAGGGCTGAGCCCCATGTCCGTCCACGGCCGGCGCACGATTCTTGACACAGCAAGAGCGACTCGTTAAGATTCGAGAACCTTTAATGCCCATCCTGTGAGGTGGGCAAGGAGACCGTGATGATGTACGGCATCGAGCCGTCGGACAGTGGGAACCTTCTCATCCGAATCGGTGGGAAGGTTTTTTTATGTCTACAGGCAGGCCATCCATGACGATCGAAAGCGAGGCGGGCACCAGACAGGAACGGGTCGTGATGGACGCCGGCGATATTGCACGCGCCTTGACCCGCATCGCCCATGAAGTTCTGGAGCGCAACAAGGGCACCAAGGACCTTGCCCTGGTCGGAATCCGAACAGGCGGCGTGCACCTGGCCCACCGGCTGGTGCGTCGTATCCACGAAATCGAGGGCACGCAGATCCCGATCGGAGAACTGGATATCACCCTATACCGGGACGACCTCTCGCTGCGGAAGGATCAACCGATTCTCCGGAAAACCTCCGTGCCGTTCAAGATTTCCGACCTCAAGGTGGTGCTGGTGGACGACGTGCTCTTCACCGGCCGGACCATCCGCGCCGCCATGGACGGCCTGATCGACCTGGGACGCCCGGCGGAAATTCAGCTGGCGGTGCTGGTCGATCGAGGCCATCGGCAGCTGCCGATCAAGGCCAATTATATCGGGAAGAACATCCCCACCTCGCGAGACGAAGCCATTCACGTCTCTCTTGAAGAGAACGGAGAAGAGGACCGCGTAGTGATTCTCAAAGCGTAACCGGAGACCTGGTCGTGGGGCTCAAGCGAAAAGACCTGCTCAGTTTGACCCTGTTGTCGGCGGACGACATCAACTTGATCCTGGACACGGCGGATTCCTTCAAGGAAGTGTCCGGACGCGAGATCAAGAAGGTGCCGGCCTTGCGGGGCAAGACGGTGGTGAACCTCTTCTTTGAGCCGAGCACGAGGACGCGGACCTCCTTTGAACTGGCGGCGAAGCGATTGAGCGCCGATGTGATCAACTTTTCGCCTTCTTCCAGCAGCGTGGTGAAGGGCGAAACGTTGCTCGACACGGCCCGCAATATCGAAGCCATGCAGGCGGACATCATCGTGCTGCGGCATTCCTCGGCCGGCGCGGCGGAAACCCTGGCGCGAGGCGTCAAGTCCTCCGTCATCAATGCCGGAGACGGCTGGCACGAACATCCGACGCAGGCCTTGCTGGACCTCTATACCATCCGCGGCCGCGGGATGGATTTTGCCGGGTTGCGGGTGGCCATCGTCGGGGATGTGGCCCACAGCCGCGTGGCGC
Protein-coding regions in this window:
- a CDS encoding Pyrimidine operon regulatory protein PyrR — encoded protein: MTIESEAGTRQERVVMDAGDIARALTRIAHEVLERNKGTKDLALVGIRTGGVHLAHRLVRRIHEIEGTQIPIGELDITLYRDDLSLRKDQPILRKTSVPFKISDLKVVLVDDVLFTGRTIRAAMDGLIDLGRPAEIQLAVLVDRGHRQLPIKANYIGKNIPTSRDEAIHVSLEENGEEDRVVILKA
- a CDS encoding Aspartate carbamoyltransferase, translated to MGLKRKDLLSLTLLSADDINLILDTADSFKEVSGREIKKVPALRGKTVVNLFFEPSTRTRTSFELAAKRLSADVINFSPSSSSVVKGETLLDTARNIEAMQADIIVLRHSSAGAAETLARGVKSSVINAGDGWHEHPTQALLDLYTIRGRGMDFAGLRVAIVGDVAHSRVARSNIYALTKLGAEVRVVGPPTMIPLHIDRLGVKVYYNLDEALRGVHVIMMLRLQLERQGRALFPTIREYAQQYGLTNERVKLAEPGAIVMHPGPINRGIEIAPDVADSLSSVILDQVANGVAVRMGILYLMSGTGA